The DNA sequence TCGATGTGTTAGTAAAATGACGAAAAACATCAATCCTCCGTTCTCTGCTCGCAACGCCTAACCCTTAGTTCGGATACATTAGATTCAGACAAATTAGAGTAGTTCAGGTTGACTTAACACCAATGGATTTTGGTATCGGGTTTCTTTCTAACAACGTAATGCTGCCGATCCTGGATTTCTTCTATGGGATCGTGCCCAGCTATGGCTTAGCGATCGTGGCGTTAACACTCGTCATTCGCTTTGCACTTTACCCTCTCAGTGCTGGCTCAATTCGCAATATGCGGCGCACGCGAATTACGCAGCCTTTAATGCAAAAGCGGGTTAAAGAAATTCAAGAACGACACAAGGACAATCCTGCAAAGTTGCAGGAAGAGATGAGCGCGGTATACAAAGAATTTGGTAATCCGCTAGCTGGATGTTTACCAGTACTGTTGCAAATGCCAGTACTGTTTGCTTTATTCGCGACGCTGCGCGGTTCGCCGTTTTCTGATATCAACTATACTGTCAACCTGCAAATTGTACCCCAGGAACAAATCGAACGAATTCAACCAAAAGCCTTTGCGACTTCACCTCAAAATATCTATATAGCCGATGGAGAGCATTACCGCATTAGCGCAATTGTACCTAGTGGTAATAGCTTAGCTGTTGGAGAAAAAACAAAGCTCGAATTTCAAACAGTTGAGGGTAAGCCACTTCAAGAGTTAGCGGCTGAACATCCAGAAACTAGGATTAAGCCACGTTGGAGCATCACTAAAGGTCAAGAGCGGATACAAATTGATGAAGTAGGCAATATTGAAGCCTTGCAACCAGGTGAAGCAACAATCCAAGGAACTATTCCAGGAATTGCTTCGGAAAAAGGCTTTTTGTTTATTGATGCTTTGGGCAGAGTGGGCGCGTTTGATGCCGATGGCAAAATTCACTGGGATATTGTGGCAATGGTGATCGGCTTTGGTTTGAGTTTATATCTTAACCAAGTTCTTTCTGGTCAAGGTGCCTCAGGTAATCCTCAACAAGATACAGTTAACAAAATTACTCCAGTCATTTTTTCGGGGATGTTTTTGTTTTTCCCGTTACCTGCTGGAGTCCTGATGTACATGCTCATTGCGAATATCTTCCAAACATTGCAAACTTTTGTTGTTTCCCGCGAACCATTGCCTGAAAATCTCCAAAAGATTGTCGCAGCATCAGAGACAAAAGAGTCAGAAGCCAAAGGACGTGAAGCACTTCCTTTCGAGCCAGGACGTTCTAAGAAAAAAGCTTCAGGATAAGTATGACAGAAGATACGCGAATGCAGCGGGGTCAAACTTGGTTGGAATCGCTGCTCAAACTTATGAGTGTGTCTACAAATGTGGAAGCACACTTAGTAGAAGCAAGTCAAATTCAAGATGGTGCTGCTCAAGAGCCTGACAATTACTGGTTGACAGTTGATGAAACTAAACTTAGCTCAGATCAAATAAAAACTCTCATTGGTTCCGAAGGCAACGTACTTGACGCAATTCAGTATTTGGCTAATGCGACACTCAATTTACATCAATCACAAGGCGAACAAGCATCATATACTGTAGAACTAGACGGTTATCGCATACGTCGCCAAGCAGAAGTGCAAGCGATCGCTTCCTCTGCAGCAGAGCAAGTCCGTGCTTCAGGGCAAGAAGTTGAAATTAAGTCTCTGTCATCAGCAGAACGCCGTCAAGTTCACACGTTTTTGAAAGGTTTCTCTGATTTAGAAACTTTTAGTAAAGGTAAAGAGCCGCACCGTCATTTAGTTGTGCGGCAGTTGCCATAAAATCAGTGGAGAGTCTGGGGGCGTTATTGCGCCCCTTTTACATAATTGATAGCTAACAAGTGATAGCAACAGCTAGACTGTTATTTGAGTACTAACCTGTGCCGGAAATACTTGTGTTTGAAGGGGTGGCGCAAAATTATGATGGAAGCAATTTATATTCCGCAGCTAATTAAAGCGCCGGAGAAAACTGAGGCAATTCAAGTTCAGGAGTTTTTACCAGATTTAGAAACCCTGACACCCGTTCGCGGCTGGATAAAAGTTAAACACTGCGGCAACTATTTAGAAGTTTCAGCAACTGCCGAAACAATCATCACATTAACTTGCCATCGCTGCTTGCAACAATATAATCATCGTTTGGTCGTCGATACCTCAGAAATTATTTGGTTAGACGAAACTGCAGAACAAACGGATACGCCTTTAGTTGAGCGAGAACTAGCTTTGGAAGACTTGATAGAAACATTACCACCTCGCGGTTTCTTCAATCCTACCCAGTGGCTTTATGAGCAGTTGTGTTTAGAAATTCCGCAAAGGCAACTGTGTGACAGTAAATGTCTCGGAATTCAAACAGACAATAACGATGCTTCAGCTGGACTTATTGACAAGCGCTGGGCTTCTCTGCAATCGCTCAAAAACAACTCTAATAGTTAAAATGCAAACGAGTCCTTAATAGCGTCTAGCCCCCAATACTACCATGAGCTTCCATGATGAATTTGAACTGCTACTCCGCGCCCGCTATTCACTAGTTTACATCCCAACATTTGAAGAAGAACGAGTAGAACTAGCAGTTCGGGAAGTTGCACAGCGTCAAGGAAATCGGGCAATCTATACTTGGGACTTTGTCGATGGATACACAAGTAATCCTAATGATGCGGGTTTTGGTCGTCGTAACCCGCTACAGGCGCTGGAATTAATTGAAAAACTGCCTATGTCAGCACCAGCAGTATTTATTTTGCGCGATTTCCACCGATTTTTGGAAGATGTGTCCGTTTGCCGTAAATTACGTAATTTAGCAAAGCTATTAAAGTCTCAACCGAAAAATATAGTTATTCTTTCGCCAAAAGTAGCGATTCCTGAAGACTTGAGTGAAGTTTTAACCGTCTTGGAGTTTCCTCTACCTGCAGCACCAGAAATTAAAGCAGAAATCGAGCGGTTACTAGCAGCAACAGGGCAATCACTGACGGGAAAGGTACTTGATGAATTAGTTCGTTCGTGCCAAGGACTATCAATGGAGCGCATTCGACGAGTTTTAGCTCGGGCGATCGCAACCCACGGACAAATTCAACCTGAAGATGTCGAACTCGTATTGCAAGAAAAGCGGCAAACAATTCGGCAAACTCAAATTCTTGACTTTTACCCTGCTACGGAAAAGATCTCTGATATTGGTGGATTAGATAATCTCAAAGATTGGTTGCTACGGCGAGGCGGGGCATTTACTGAACGCGCCCGCAGCTATGGTTTACCGCACCCACGAGGCTTATTGTTAGTAGGAATTCAAGGAACAGGAAAGTCACTGACTGCTAAAGCGATCGCGCATCACTGGCATTTACCTTTACTGCGCTTAGACGTTGGACGATTGTTTGGCGGTTTAGTTGGTGAATCTGAATCACGCACTAGGCAGATGATTCAAGTTGCTGAAGCCTTATCTCCTTGTATCCTCTGGATTGATGAGATTGACAAAGCATTTTCTGGCATTGGTGGTAAAGGTGACGCTGGTACGACAAGCCGTGTATTTGGTACATTTATCACCTGGCTAGCAGAAAAAACATCACCAGTGTTTGTTGTAGCGACTGCTAATGATATTCAGTCGTTGCCACCAGAAATGCTGCGCAAAGGGCGTCTTGATGAAATTTTCTTTGTTGGATTACCCACCCAAGAAGAACGCAAAGCCATTTTTACAGTTCATCTATTGCGACTGCGTCCGCACAATATCAAAAATTACGACATCGAACGATTAGCTTACGAAACACCAGACTTTTCCGGTGCAGAAATTGAGCAAACGCTCATTGAAGCTATGCATATTGGCTTTAGTCAAAACCGTGACTTTACTACCGATGACGTTTTAGAAGCCGCTAGTCAAATTATTCCTTTGGCAAGGACAGCGCAAGAGCAAATCGAGTTTCTCCAAGAATGGGCTGCGGCAGGAAAAGCTCGTTTAGCTTCAAAGCACAGCACTTTAAGTTGTCGGATTCAGCGGCAGATGCAATGAACTGCACGCCAACTACTCGTCCTTGTGAGCTAAAACTCAAATGAGCGAGAATGAAAGGCAACAGGAGCGTTGACCATAGCTCATATGCTTAATTAGCAATGTGTCAAACAGACCTAATTCTGCGCCAAATTGTAAAGCTTAATAGAGCAACAACACTCGCAATTGTAACTAATGCTGCCATTGCACTCATTCCTTGTAGCTGCATAGCTAGCCAGTTAGAAACAATTGTGACAGTCCATAACGTGATTGCTGTATGTCTTTGAGAAAAGCCCCAAGCTAGTAAACGGTGGTGCAGATGATCTTTACCAGGAGTACTTAAAGGATTTTTTCCTGCCATCAACCGTAATACAAATACTTGAGTCGTATCGATGACTGGCAAGAGCAGAAACAAGACAGGTGGCACTAGAGCAAACACCGTTGTTACTTTTAGATTACCTAAAATAGTTGTCGCAGCTAAAACGTATCCAAAAAAATAGGCTCCAGCATCGCCCATAATGATCCGTGAAGGATGAAAGTTGTGGCGTAAAAATCCCAGTGCGCCTCCTCCTAATGCAGCTAAAAGCAAAGTTGCTGCTGCCCGTGTCTCAAATTGAGCAGAAACTGCAAGTAAGCTCATAGCAGTAATAAAACTCACCCCTCCTGCTAAGCCATCCATTCCATCCATCAAATTAATAGCATTAGTAATTCCAACTACCCACAGCACAGTTAGACAGATCGCAAGTAGTGAGTCAATCGGAGTCCCCAAAGGTGCTTCTATTTTGATTCCACTACTAATCAATAGCAGTGCTGTCAGAATTTGAGTTAATAAACGTACCCACGGCGGTAAGCCGAATTGATCGTCAATAAAACCTACAAGTACTAGTATTGACCCTCCCAATAAGATTGTTAGAACTTCAGCAAGTACACCTTCAATCACAATTGGTCGTAAGAGAGTAGCCAGTACTAGTGCAGCAAGCACTCCGAAGTAAATGACTAAACCTCCAGCATTAGGCAAAGGTTCTCGATTCAGCCGCCTTTCGTTGGGTTGATCTGCCCAACCAACTTGTAACGCAAACGAACGCACTGGCGGAGTCAATCGCCAGGTGACTACCCAGGCTAATATAAAG is a window from the Gloeocapsopsis sp. IPPAS B-1203 genome containing:
- the yidC gene encoding membrane protein insertase YidC is translated as MDFGIGFLSNNVMLPILDFFYGIVPSYGLAIVALTLVIRFALYPLSAGSIRNMRRTRITQPLMQKRVKEIQERHKDNPAKLQEEMSAVYKEFGNPLAGCLPVLLQMPVLFALFATLRGSPFSDINYTVNLQIVPQEQIERIQPKAFATSPQNIYIADGEHYRISAIVPSGNSLAVGEKTKLEFQTVEGKPLQELAAEHPETRIKPRWSITKGQERIQIDEVGNIEALQPGEATIQGTIPGIASEKGFLFIDALGRVGAFDADGKIHWDIVAMVIGFGLSLYLNQVLSGQGASGNPQQDTVNKITPVIFSGMFLFFPLPAGVLMYMLIANIFQTLQTFVVSREPLPENLQKIVAASETKESEAKGREALPFEPGRSKKKASG
- a CDS encoding R3H domain-containing nucleic acid-binding protein, coding for MTEDTRMQRGQTWLESLLKLMSVSTNVEAHLVEASQIQDGAAQEPDNYWLTVDETKLSSDQIKTLIGSEGNVLDAIQYLANATLNLHQSQGEQASYTVELDGYRIRRQAEVQAIASSAAEQVRASGQEVEIKSLSSAERRQVHTFLKGFSDLETFSKGKEPHRHLVVRQLP
- a CDS encoding YceD family protein; this translates as MEAIYIPQLIKAPEKTEAIQVQEFLPDLETLTPVRGWIKVKHCGNYLEVSATAETIITLTCHRCLQQYNHRLVVDTSEIIWLDETAEQTDTPLVERELALEDLIETLPPRGFFNPTQWLYEQLCLEIPQRQLCDSKCLGIQTDNNDASAGLIDKRWASLQSLKNNSNS
- a CDS encoding AAA family ATPase, with the translated sequence MSFHDEFELLLRARYSLVYIPTFEEERVELAVREVAQRQGNRAIYTWDFVDGYTSNPNDAGFGRRNPLQALELIEKLPMSAPAVFILRDFHRFLEDVSVCRKLRNLAKLLKSQPKNIVILSPKVAIPEDLSEVLTVLEFPLPAAPEIKAEIERLLAATGQSLTGKVLDELVRSCQGLSMERIRRVLARAIATHGQIQPEDVELVLQEKRQTIRQTQILDFYPATEKISDIGGLDNLKDWLLRRGGAFTERARSYGLPHPRGLLLVGIQGTGKSLTAKAIAHHWHLPLLRLDVGRLFGGLVGESESRTRQMIQVAEALSPCILWIDEIDKAFSGIGGKGDAGTTSRVFGTFITWLAEKTSPVFVVATANDIQSLPPEMLRKGRLDEIFFVGLPTQEERKAIFTVHLLRLRPHNIKNYDIERLAYETPDFSGAEIEQTLIEAMHIGFSQNRDFTTDDVLEAASQIIPLARTAQEQIEFLQEWAAAGKARLASKHSTLSCRIQRQMQ
- a CDS encoding MraY family glycosyltransferase; amino-acid sequence: MNLYGFLQSLGIANPSGTGWLAVIFTFILAWVVTWRLTPPVRSFALQVGWADQPNERRLNREPLPNAGGLVIYFGVLAALVLATLLRPIVIEGVLAEVLTILLGGSILVLVGFIDDQFGLPPWVRLLTQILTALLLISSGIKIEAPLGTPIDSLLAICLTVLWVVGITNAINLMDGMDGLAGGVSFITAMSLLAVSAQFETRAAATLLLAALGGGALGFLRHNFHPSRIIMGDAGAYFFGYVLAATTILGNLKVTTVFALVPPVLFLLLPVIDTTQVFVLRLMAGKNPLSTPGKDHLHHRLLAWGFSQRHTAITLWTVTIVSNWLAMQLQGMSAMAALVTIASVVALLSFTIWRRIRSV